The following are encoded in a window of Mycobacterium vicinigordonae genomic DNA:
- a CDS encoding TetR/AcrR family transcriptional regulator — protein MVDTQSRSQFRFIRRSAAQTRILDAALELIAEHGVGGTSLQMIADAIGVTKAAVYHQFKTKEQIVVALTERELGGLEEALEAAEAHEHGSRAREVLLGRVIDLAIERRGAASTLQFDPVVVRLLAEQDQFQQFISRLYGVLVGDSTEDARVSAAMLSGAIAVGVMHPLVADVDDAALRAQLMRITRRLFEGD, from the coding sequence GTGGTCGACACCCAGTCACGCAGCCAGTTCCGCTTCATCAGGCGCAGCGCTGCGCAGACACGGATCTTGGACGCCGCTCTAGAGCTGATTGCCGAGCACGGCGTCGGAGGCACCTCGCTGCAGATGATCGCCGATGCCATCGGCGTCACGAAAGCCGCGGTCTACCACCAGTTCAAGACCAAAGAGCAGATCGTCGTAGCGCTCACCGAGCGCGAACTCGGCGGACTCGAAGAGGCACTAGAAGCCGCCGAGGCGCACGAGCACGGCTCGCGGGCGCGCGAGGTGCTGTTGGGCAGGGTCATCGACCTTGCTATTGAGCGTCGCGGGGCGGCCAGCACGCTGCAGTTCGACCCGGTCGTGGTGCGACTGCTCGCCGAGCAGGACCAGTTCCAGCAGTTCATCTCCCGGCTGTACGGAGTCCTGGTCGGCGACAGCACCGAGGACGCGCGGGTTAGTGCCGCGATGCTGTCAGGCGCCATCGCGGTCGGGGTCATGCATCCGCTGGTTGCCGATGTCGACGACGCCGCCTTGCGGGCTCAACTGATGCGGATTACCCGCCGACTCTTCGAGGGAGATTAG
- a CDS encoding twin-arginine translocation pathway signal — MTAKEKVSHQPTGRRSTQLLKRSARICLARWRAILLAVLVISTAGYAVVYYFAVYRPDQQTDRVVTRQVIRAASEGAVALLSYSPETLSRDLDNAKSRITEDYLTYYQQFADQIVGPSTQRAQITTSATVVKAAVAELHANSAVVLLFVRQKTASKEKPEPVVTSNSLRVTLKKVNSSWLIEKFEGV, encoded by the coding sequence ATGACAGCCAAAGAGAAGGTCAGCCACCAGCCCACCGGCCGCCGCTCGACACAACTTCTCAAGCGTTCGGCGCGCATTTGTCTGGCCCGCTGGCGCGCCATTCTGTTGGCTGTTCTCGTCATTTCCACGGCTGGGTACGCCGTGGTCTACTACTTCGCGGTCTACCGCCCGGACCAGCAGACCGACCGCGTGGTGACACGACAGGTGATCAGGGCCGCCAGCGAGGGCGCCGTGGCATTGCTGTCCTACTCGCCGGAAACACTGAGCCGCGATTTGGATAACGCGAAATCGCGCATCACCGAGGATTACCTGACCTACTATCAGCAGTTCGCCGACCAGATCGTCGGGCCGTCCACACAGCGCGCTCAGATCACCACCTCCGCGACCGTCGTCAAGGCCGCGGTGGCGGAACTTCATGCGAATTCGGCTGTCGTACTTCTTTTCGTACGGCAGAAAACCGCAAGCAAGGAAAAGCCTGAACCGGTGGTGACATCGAACAGCCTTCGGGTAACGTTAAAAAAGGTCAACAGTTCGTGGCTTATCGAGAAATTCGAAGGCGTATGA
- a CDS encoding MCE family protein yields the protein MLTRFIRIQLAIFTIVGVVGIFVMVVYYIQAPTLLGIGKMTVTLELPEAGGLYRFSNVTYRGVQIGKVTSVELTSHGAKAKMRLDTSPKIPANLRAEVRSISAVGEQYVDLRPNTDSSPYLHDGSVIAVRDTKVPQPIGPVLDQTSALINSIPKGKISQLLDESFKAFNGASYDFGSLFDSSTQISEDLNGVSEQARRLTEDTGPLLDSQAQTAGDIRTWARSLAGVTGQLATNDPQIRNVLQNGPGAFNEASKLLDQIKPTLPVMLANLTTIGQIGITYHASLEQVLVLLPPFTAAIQSFLGTKSPTGLATGAFNLIISDPPACTVGFLPPSQWRSPSDTTTIDTPDGLYCKLPQDSPIGVRGARNYPCMGHPGKRAPTVEICDSDQPFQPLAMRQHAFGTYPLDPNLLSQGIPPDDRVNWNRERIFGPVDGTPMPPGVGAPPPAGQPGQLPPGLGPPVGPQLPPELPPPAQLSPMGAVSPLAPLDGPAPAAPAAAPAGPVPAPSGGPAAAPSAFEHSGLQPGVPPGPSVAVAQYSPETGSYITPDGQVFRQTDLVPSKTPKTWKDMFPV from the coding sequence ATGCTGACGCGCTTCATTCGAATTCAGTTGGCGATCTTCACGATCGTCGGGGTCGTCGGAATCTTCGTAATGGTCGTCTACTACATCCAGGCACCGACCCTGCTGGGCATCGGCAAGATGACCGTCACCCTCGAACTTCCCGAGGCCGGCGGCCTATACCGGTTTAGCAACGTGACCTATCGCGGTGTGCAGATCGGCAAGGTCACTTCGGTTGAGCTGACCAGCCACGGTGCGAAAGCCAAGATGCGCCTTGACACTTCGCCGAAGATCCCGGCCAATCTTCGCGCTGAGGTACGAAGCATTTCCGCGGTGGGTGAGCAGTACGTGGACCTGCGTCCCAACACCGACTCGTCGCCGTATCTGCATGATGGGTCGGTGATTGCGGTCAGAGACACCAAGGTTCCGCAGCCGATCGGCCCCGTGCTGGATCAGACGAGTGCCCTGATCAACAGCATTCCCAAGGGGAAGATCAGCCAGTTGCTCGACGAGTCGTTCAAGGCATTCAACGGTGCCAGTTACGATTTCGGATCACTGTTCGATTCGTCGACACAGATCTCCGAGGACCTCAATGGCGTTTCCGAGCAAGCGCGGCGCCTGACCGAGGACACTGGGCCACTGCTGGACAGTCAGGCGCAGACGGCCGGCGACATCCGGACCTGGGCACGGAGCCTGGCCGGCGTCACCGGGCAACTGGCGACCAACGACCCCCAGATCCGCAACGTGTTGCAAAACGGGCCGGGGGCCTTCAACGAGGCGTCGAAGCTGCTCGACCAGATCAAGCCGACGTTGCCGGTGATGCTGGCCAACCTCACCACGATCGGTCAGATCGGTATCACCTACCACGCGTCGCTCGAGCAGGTCTTGGTGCTGCTGCCGCCCTTCACCGCGGCGATTCAGTCCTTCCTTGGCACCAAGAGCCCGACCGGATTGGCAACGGGCGCTTTCAATCTCATCATCAGCGACCCGCCTGCCTGCACGGTCGGCTTCCTGCCGCCGAGCCAATGGCGGTCGCCGTCGGACACCACCACCATCGACACCCCGGACGGGTTGTACTGCAAGCTGCCTCAGGACTCGCCCATCGGGGTGCGCGGCGCCCGCAACTACCCGTGCATGGGACATCCCGGTAAACGTGCACCCACCGTCGAGATCTGTGACAGCGACCAGCCCTTCCAGCCGTTGGCAATGAGGCAGCACGCATTCGGCACCTACCCGTTGGACCCGAACCTGTTGTCCCAGGGCATTCCGCCCGATGACCGGGTGAACTGGAACCGCGAACGTATCTTCGGCCCGGTGGACGGCACCCCGATGCCGCCGGGAGTGGGTGCGCCGCCGCCCGCCGGGCAGCCCGGGCAGCTACCGCCGGGGCTGGGGCCACCAGTCGGCCCGCAGTTGCCGCCGGAGCTTCCGCCTCCTGCGCAGCTGAGTCCGATGGGGGCGGTGTCGCCCCTCGCGCCGCTCGACGGTCCAGCACCGGCTGCGCCCGCCGCAGCACCGGCCGGACCTGTGCCCGCACCTAGCGGTGGGCCTGCTGCGGCACCAAGTGCGTTCGAGCACAGTGGATTACAGCCGGGCGTGCCGCCCGGACCCTCCGTGGCGGTGGCTCAGTACAGTCCGGAGACCGGGAGCTACATCACCCCCGACGGGCAGGTTTTTAGGCAGACGGACTTGGTCCCGTCGAAGACTCCCAAGACGTGGAAGGACATGTTCCCCGTCTGA
- a CDS encoding MCE family protein yields MSARRGIRRLMGIAACVMVSVSGCAFSGMNSLPLPGAVGRGPGSSSYHVEVANVGTLEANSPVMINDVIVGSIRSLSVRGWHANVDISVQPGVVVPANAVASVGQTSLLGSMHLALNTPLGQEPKGRLQPGATIPLDRSSTYPSTEQTLSSLSVVLNAGGLGQIGDIINNFNAALSGHPKEIRDLLHRLDKFVGTFDAQRDNLVASIQSLNRLSNTLAGQRDVITQALNKIPPALDVLIRERPRLTSALNKLGTFGDTATRLVNDAGSDLVNNLKNLEPTIKALADVGPDLDAALAYAPTFPFTQGFIDRYVRGDYVNGYFIIDLTNSGLRKSILRGTHWERLGAEGVPAPGDPEHLQFRYGAPPGAPGSFAPPGPLPGAPGPAPMAPGPAPMAPGPAPMAPGPAPALGPAPAEQPSAPPIGLPPAVAPAEGTG; encoded by the coding sequence ATGAGCGCCCGGCGGGGTATCCGGAGGCTAATGGGCATTGCCGCCTGTGTCATGGTCTCGGTGTCTGGATGTGCATTCAGCGGCATGAACTCATTGCCGCTGCCCGGCGCGGTCGGGCGCGGCCCGGGATCCAGCAGCTATCACGTCGAAGTCGCTAACGTCGGTACGCTGGAAGCGAATTCGCCGGTAATGATCAACGACGTGATCGTCGGCAGCATCCGGAGTCTGTCGGTGCGCGGCTGGCACGCCAACGTCGACATCTCGGTGCAGCCCGGTGTGGTGGTCCCCGCCAATGCGGTGGCCAGCGTCGGGCAGACCAGCCTGCTGGGATCCATGCACCTCGCGCTTAACACGCCACTGGGGCAGGAGCCGAAGGGGCGGTTACAGCCGGGTGCCACGATCCCGCTCGACCGGTCGTCGACGTATCCGTCGACCGAACAGACGCTGTCCTCGCTGTCGGTGGTGCTCAACGCCGGCGGGTTGGGTCAGATCGGCGATATCATCAACAACTTCAACGCGGCACTATCGGGCCACCCCAAAGAGATTCGCGATCTGCTGCATCGCTTGGACAAGTTCGTGGGTACCTTCGACGCACAGCGCGACAACCTCGTCGCCTCGATCCAATCCCTGAACCGGCTCTCCAACACTTTGGCCGGTCAGCGCGACGTGATCACGCAGGCGCTCAACAAGATTCCACCGGCGCTCGACGTGCTCATCAGGGAGCGGCCCCGCCTCACCAGCGCGCTGAACAAGCTTGGGACGTTCGGTGACACGGCCACCAGGTTGGTCAACGACGCCGGATCCGACTTGGTCAACAACCTGAAGAACCTCGAGCCGACCATCAAAGCCCTCGCCGATGTCGGACCGGACCTGGACGCCGCCCTTGCCTATGCCCCGACCTTCCCGTTCACGCAGGGTTTCATCGACCGCTACGTCCGCGGCGACTACGTCAACGGCTACTTCATCATCGATCTGACGAACTCCGGTCTGCGTAAGAGCATCTTGCGGGGTACACACTGGGAACGACTGGGCGCGGAGGGCGTGCCGGCACCAGGGGATCCCGAGCATCTGCAGTTCCGATACGGGGCACCGCCGGGAGCACCGGGCTCGTTCGCTCCGCCCGGGCCGCTGCCAGGGGCACCCGGACCGGCTCCGATGGCGCCAGGACCGGCGCCGATGGCACCCGGACCGGCGCCGATGGCACCCGGACCGGCACCGGCGCTCGGGCCGGCACCGGCTGAACAGCCGTCGGCGCCACCCATAGGGTTGCCGCCCGCTGTCGCACCGGCGGAGGGGACCGGATAG
- a CDS encoding MCE family protein, translating to MTRLESLLRNKFKLALAVLLTLLVVVGAVIVVRNTVFRATKITAYFHTATAIYPGDDVRVSGLKVGTIDSIEPAGTQARMVMHVDHGISIPADAKAVIVAQNLVAARYVQLTPAYRSSGATMKDGAVIPVERTATPVEWDEIKDQLMKLATDFGPNSQVSTPAVARFIDSAANALGGNGEKLRQTLAQLSAVARTFANGGGNFVDIIKNLQAFVGALRDSNVQLVHFNDRLATLSSVLDDNKSTLDAALTDLSSAVGEVQRFIAGSREQTAEQITRLADLTQILVDNKMALQNVLHVAPNALANAYNDYDPDVGNVRGGVGVQNLSNPTWAYCSQIGALENVTSVETGKLCGLYLSPALKVFNPLTIFNFNYLPIPVNPILAPAFDPSNVVYSEQRLAPGGAGPKPGPPELPPAVSAYTGLPGDVPEAPPPPGPPARIPGAAMPEPPPRSVPQEPPPAPASVPELLLPAERPQP from the coding sequence ATGACGCGGCTCGAGTCGTTGCTGCGCAACAAGTTCAAGTTAGCGCTGGCCGTGCTGCTGACTCTGCTTGTCGTCGTTGGCGCGGTAATCGTGGTCCGCAACACGGTGTTCCGGGCGACAAAGATCACCGCCTACTTCCACACCGCCACCGCGATCTACCCCGGTGACGACGTGCGCGTTTCCGGTCTGAAAGTCGGCACCATCGATTCGATCGAGCCGGCGGGTACCCAGGCCAGAATGGTGATGCACGTCGATCACGGGATTTCCATTCCCGCCGATGCCAAAGCGGTGATCGTGGCGCAGAACCTGGTGGCGGCACGCTACGTCCAGCTCACCCCCGCCTACCGGTCGAGTGGTGCCACCATGAAAGACGGTGCGGTGATACCGGTCGAACGCACCGCGACACCCGTCGAATGGGACGAGATCAAAGACCAATTGATGAAATTGGCGACCGATTTCGGGCCCAACAGCCAGGTGTCGACGCCGGCGGTGGCGCGCTTTATTGACTCGGCCGCCAATGCGCTGGGCGGCAACGGGGAGAAGTTGCGCCAGACGCTGGCGCAGCTGTCGGCGGTGGCGCGGACGTTCGCCAACGGCGGCGGTAACTTCGTCGACATCATCAAGAATCTGCAGGCCTTCGTCGGAGCGCTGCGGGACAGCAATGTCCAACTTGTGCACTTCAACGATCGGTTGGCCACCCTATCCAGCGTGCTCGACGACAACAAGTCCACCCTCGATGCGGCCCTGACGGATCTGTCCAGCGCGGTCGGCGAAGTGCAGCGGTTCATCGCGGGCAGTCGTGAGCAGACCGCCGAACAGATCACCCGGTTGGCCGACCTCACCCAGATTCTCGTCGACAACAAGATGGCCCTGCAGAATGTGCTGCACGTGGCGCCCAACGCACTTGCCAACGCCTACAACGACTATGACCCCGACGTCGGGAACGTCCGTGGCGGCGTCGGTGTGCAAAACCTCAGCAACCCGACTTGGGCTTACTGCTCACAGATCGGAGCCCTGGAGAACGTCACCTCGGTCGAGACGGGCAAGCTGTGCGGCCTGTATCTGAGTCCCGCGTTGAAAGTGTTCAACCCGTTGACGATTTTCAACTTCAACTATCTGCCGATTCCGGTAAACCCGATCCTGGCACCGGCTTTCGATCCGAGCAACGTCGTGTACAGCGAGCAGCGGTTGGCACCCGGCGGGGCGGGCCCGAAACCGGGACCGCCCGAGTTGCCGCCCGCGGTGTCCGCGTACACCGGCCTGCCGGGCGATGTTCCCGAAGCGCCGCCGCCACCCGGGCCGCCCGCACGGATACCCGGCGCCGCGATGCCCGAGCCGCCGCCGCGGAGTGTCCCGCAGGAACCGCCGCCCGCCCCGGCGAGCGTGCCGGAATTACTGCTTCCGGCCGAACGGCCGCAGCCATGA
- a CDS encoding MCE family protein: protein MLKYRGNQLIRAGFIGVVLIVLVIAVGLSPDALLQRATTVRYQAVFADAGGLVTGNDVTVSGIKVGSVSGMSLQNGDVLVTFTVKGAVQLGSASTAHIKTGSLLGQRVLTVESTGSGTMRPNAVIPIARTSSPYSLSEAVGDLATDIQGTNTDSLNQSLNTLSTTLDQIAPQLGPTFDGVSRLSATLNSRNQTLSQLLKGAADVTHILSERSQQVNTLILNSDALLSMLVERRQAIVRLLASTSAVAKQLTGLVHDNEAKLAPTLAKLNSVTAMLESNRDNLAKAIPGLAKFELTQGETVSSGFYYNPFIPNLFTLQFFQWLFDYSFGFRAYGAPGQPPDNAGPRAQLPFPFNQNPGGSR, encoded by the coding sequence ATGCTTAAATACCGTGGCAATCAACTTATTCGCGCCGGATTCATCGGCGTCGTACTGATCGTGCTGGTGATAGCCGTCGGACTATCGCCCGACGCGCTACTGCAGCGGGCGACCACGGTGCGCTATCAGGCGGTGTTTGCCGACGCGGGAGGCTTGGTAACCGGCAACGACGTGACGGTATCGGGCATCAAAGTTGGCAGCGTCTCGGGCATGTCGCTGCAAAACGGCGACGTGCTGGTGACTTTCACCGTCAAGGGGGCGGTGCAACTCGGCTCGGCTAGCACCGCGCACATCAAAACCGGTTCGCTGCTGGGACAGCGGGTGCTCACCGTGGAATCCACCGGGAGCGGCACCATGCGCCCCAACGCCGTCATCCCGATAGCGCGTACCTCCTCGCCATATTCTTTGTCTGAGGCGGTGGGTGACCTGGCCACCGACATCCAGGGCACCAACACCGACTCACTGAACCAGTCCCTGAATACGCTGTCGACGACGCTGGATCAGATTGCGCCGCAATTGGGCCCGACGTTCGACGGGGTGAGCCGGCTGTCGGCAACGCTGAACAGCCGCAACCAGACTCTAAGTCAACTGCTGAAGGGCGCCGCCGACGTCACGCATATCCTGTCTGAACGCAGCCAGCAGGTGAACACGCTGATCCTCAACTCCGACGCGTTGCTCTCCATGCTGGTGGAGCGGCGGCAGGCGATCGTGCGGTTGCTGGCCAGTACGTCAGCTGTGGCTAAGCAGCTGACCGGCCTGGTGCACGACAACGAGGCCAAACTGGCGCCGACGCTAGCTAAGCTGAATTCGGTGACGGCGATGCTGGAAAGCAACCGTGACAACCTCGCCAAGGCGATACCGGGGCTGGCGAAATTCGAATTAACCCAGGGCGAGACGGTATCCAGCGGGTTCTACTACAACCCGTTCATCCCAAACCTGTTCACGTTGCAGTTCTTCCAGTGGTTGTTCGACTACTCCTTCGGCTTCCGCGCCTACGGTGCGCCGGGTCAGCCGCCGGACAACGCCGGGCCGCGGGCACAGCTACCGTTCCCCTTCAACCAGAACCCTGGAGGGTCGCGATGA
- a CDS encoding MCE family protein: MSGSRGMIIKFGAFALIMILLTISLFFIFGQYQTGSTTSYSALFTDVSRLKEGQTVRVAGVRVGTVNSVELRADKKVLVKFDANRSVVLTNGTRAVIRYLNLVGDRYLELLDGPGSTSPLPAGAQIPIDRTAPALDLDLLLGGLKPVTKGLKAEDVNALSAALLEVFQGEGGTLQSLLSRTSSFSNTLADNGETVQALIDNLNTVVGTVDAEGAKFSGAIDRLERLISGLASDRDTVGAAITALDNGTASIADLLTRARPPLAGTVDQLNRLAPLLDKDKNLIDVSLHKLPNNYRKLTRLGSYGAWFPYYLCGLALRVSDLQYRTVEVGVTHQVTGRCAEPDA; this comes from the coding sequence ATGAGCGGCTCACGCGGGATGATCATCAAGTTTGGCGCGTTCGCGTTGATCATGATACTGCTCACCATTTCATTGTTCTTTATCTTCGGCCAGTACCAAACCGGCTCCACGACAAGCTATTCCGCGCTGTTCACCGACGTGTCGCGGCTTAAGGAGGGGCAGACGGTACGGGTCGCCGGAGTCCGCGTTGGCACGGTGAACAGCGTCGAATTGCGAGCGGACAAAAAGGTTCTGGTGAAATTCGACGCCAACCGCAGTGTCGTCCTCACCAACGGAACGCGGGCCGTGATCCGCTACCTCAACCTGGTCGGGGACCGCTACCTCGAACTGCTGGACGGCCCCGGATCCACCAGCCCGCTGCCCGCCGGCGCGCAGATCCCGATCGACCGTACCGCACCGGCACTTGACCTCGATCTGCTACTCGGCGGACTCAAGCCGGTCACCAAGGGCCTCAAGGCCGAAGACGTCAATGCACTCAGCGCGGCGCTGCTCGAGGTGTTCCAGGGTGAGGGCGGCACCCTGCAGTCGCTGCTGTCCAGGACGTCGTCGTTTTCGAACACGTTGGCCGACAACGGGGAAACCGTCCAGGCGCTGATCGACAACCTCAACACCGTGGTGGGGACCGTCGATGCCGAGGGCGCGAAATTCTCCGGTGCGATCGACCGGCTGGAGCGCCTGATCAGCGGCCTCGCGTCCGACCGAGACACCGTCGGCGCTGCGATCACCGCCCTGGACAACGGCACCGCCTCGATCGCGGACCTGCTCACCCGCGCCCGACCGCCGCTGGCTGGAACGGTCGACCAATTGAACCGGCTGGCACCGCTGTTGGACAAGGACAAGAACCTAATCGATGTTTCGCTACACAAATTGCCGAACAATTACCGCAAGCTGACGAGGTTGGGCTCCTACGGCGCCTGGTTCCCGTACTACCTGTGCGGGCTGGCGCTGCGCGTCTCCGACCTGCAATACCGCACGGTGGAAGTCGGTGTGACTCACCAGGTCACCGGAAGGTGCGCGGAACCCGATGCTTAA
- a CDS encoding MCE family protein, whose amino-acid sequence MVQESRSYVRPLTGLATIAVILAIVAVAVGLFRSDFTESVPVTVVSPRAGLVMNPDAKVKMRGVVVGKVESIEERPNGEAVLHLAMQPSQMHLIPHNVLVDIASTTVFGAKFVELMAPDHPSQQSLQPHQVLQGKNVTVEINTVFQQLTSLLSNIDPAKLNETLGAIASAMNGRGHQIGQALADLDAFLASQDPALPALNHDLSVLPVVSEAYADAAPNLIGAADNTIRISKSIVEEQQNLDAFLISSIGLADIGNEVIGGNRQGLTDTLHLLLPTTNLTNEYHDALWCGLAGSLVNLRAPNLPEPMIKVLVYIGFGAERYRYPSNLPKVAATGGPQCHDLPVVPFDKAPPFVVADVGANPQEYGNPQLLLNSDALKQLLYGPIDGPPRNSFQVGQPG is encoded by the coding sequence ATGGTGCAGGAATCGCGTTCATATGTGCGGCCGCTGACGGGCCTGGCGACCATCGCCGTGATCCTTGCGATCGTCGCTGTCGCGGTGGGCTTGTTCCGGAGCGATTTCACCGAGAGCGTGCCCGTCACCGTGGTCTCGCCGCGTGCCGGCCTGGTGATGAACCCAGACGCCAAGGTGAAGATGCGCGGCGTTGTGGTGGGCAAGGTCGAGTCGATCGAAGAACGCCCGAACGGCGAAGCCGTCCTGCACCTGGCGATGCAGCCGTCACAGATGCATCTGATACCGCACAACGTGCTCGTAGACATCGCGTCGACCACCGTGTTCGGCGCGAAATTCGTCGAGCTGATGGCGCCCGACCATCCGTCGCAGCAGAGCCTGCAGCCCCACCAGGTGCTGCAGGGCAAGAACGTGACGGTGGAGATCAATACCGTCTTCCAGCAGCTCACTTCGCTGCTGTCGAACATCGATCCCGCCAAACTCAACGAAACACTTGGCGCCATCGCGTCAGCGATGAACGGCCGTGGCCACCAGATCGGCCAGGCGCTGGCCGACCTGGATGCCTTTCTGGCCAGCCAGGATCCGGCACTGCCCGCGCTGAATCACGATCTGTCCGTGCTGCCGGTGGTGAGCGAAGCCTATGCCGACGCGGCGCCTAACCTGATCGGCGCGGCCGACAACACGATCCGAATCAGCAAGTCCATCGTGGAGGAACAGCAGAACCTGGACGCGTTCCTGATCAGCTCCATCGGGTTGGCCGACATCGGCAACGAGGTGATCGGCGGGAATCGGCAGGGTCTGACCGACACCTTGCATCTGCTGCTGCCCACCACCAACTTGACCAACGAGTACCACGACGCGCTCTGGTGCGGTCTGGCCGGCTCACTGGTGAACCTGCGCGCCCCCAACCTGCCTGAGCCGATGATCAAGGTGCTCGTCTACATCGGCTTCGGCGCCGAACGCTACCGCTACCCGAGCAACCTGCCTAAGGTGGCCGCAACCGGTGGACCCCAATGCCACGACCTGCCCGTCGTGCCGTTCGACAAGGCGCCGCCGTTTGTGGTCGCCGACGTGGGCGCCAACCCGCAGGAGTATGGAAACCCGCAATTGCTACTTAACTCCGACGCTCTCAAGCAGTTGCTGTACGGGCCGATAGACGGGCCACCACGCAACTCCTTCCAGGTAGGACAACCTGGATGA
- a CDS encoding ABC transporter permease — MTLRATYPRLTRTLQKPIGSLGRVGDHTLFYGKAIAGIPFATVHYRREVIRLIAEISMGAGTLAMIGGTLVIVGFLTLAAGGTLAVQGYSSLGNIGIEALTGFLAAFINVRIAAPIVAGIGLAATFGAGVTAQLGAMRINEEIDALESMAIRPVSYLVSTRIVAGMLAITPLYSIAVSLSFLASQFTTVVLFGQSGGLYQHYFTTFLNPIDLLWSFLQAVLMAITILLIHTYFGFFASGGPAGVGVATGNAVRTSLIVVVSVTLLISLSIYGANGNFNLSG; from the coding sequence GTGACGCTGCGAGCTACCTACCCGCGACTGACGCGGACCCTGCAGAAGCCGATCGGCAGCCTGGGCCGGGTCGGCGACCACACCCTGTTCTACGGAAAGGCGATCGCCGGAATCCCGTTCGCGACCGTCCACTACCGCCGCGAGGTCATTCGCCTGATCGCCGAAATCAGCATGGGTGCAGGCACATTGGCGATGATCGGCGGGACGCTGGTGATCGTGGGGTTCCTGACACTGGCCGCCGGCGGCACACTCGCGGTCCAGGGCTACAGCTCGCTGGGCAACATCGGCATCGAAGCGCTGACCGGATTCCTGGCAGCTTTCATCAACGTCCGAATCGCGGCGCCGATCGTCGCGGGAATCGGCTTGGCCGCCACGTTCGGCGCCGGCGTAACCGCGCAACTGGGCGCGATGCGGATCAACGAGGAGATCGACGCGCTGGAATCCATGGCCATCCGGCCGGTTTCGTATCTGGTCAGCACCCGGATCGTGGCCGGCATGCTGGCGATCACACCGCTCTACAGCATCGCCGTCAGCCTGTCGTTTCTGGCCAGTCAGTTCACCACTGTGGTTCTGTTCGGCCAGTCGGGCGGCTTGTACCAGCACTACTTCACGACGTTCCTCAACCCCATCGACTTGCTGTGGTCCTTCCTGCAGGCCGTGCTGATGGCGATCACGATCTTGTTGATCCACACCTACTTCGGCTTCTTCGCCTCGGGTGGGCCGGCCGGTGTTGGCGTCGCCACCGGTAACGCGGTGCGCACCTCGCTAATCGTGGTCGTCTCGGTGACGTTGCTGATCTCATTGTCCATCTATGGCGCCAACGGCAACTTCAACCTGTCGGGATAG
- a CDS encoding MlaE family ABC transporter permease, which translates to MASKGAERWTPGISLGRGAKPMEAVGALFAMSADAIRFVFRRPFQWREFLEQSWFVARVALAPTLLVAIPFTVLVSFTLNILLRELGAADLSGAGAAFGAVTQVGPLVTVLIVAGAGATAMCADLGSRTIREEIDAMEVLGINPIQRLVTPRMLASGLVALLLNSLVVIIGILGGYIFSVFVQDVNPGAFAAGITLLTGVPEVIISCVKAALFGLIAGLVACYRGLTITGGGAKAVGNAVNETVVYAFMSLFVVNVVVTAIGIRMSAK; encoded by the coding sequence ATGGCGAGTAAGGGCGCGGAGCGCTGGACGCCGGGCATCTCGTTGGGCCGCGGTGCCAAGCCCATGGAGGCTGTCGGCGCGCTATTCGCGATGTCGGCCGACGCCATCAGGTTCGTCTTTCGCCGGCCCTTCCAATGGCGTGAGTTCCTCGAACAGTCCTGGTTTGTCGCGCGCGTTGCACTGGCCCCCACATTGTTGGTGGCCATCCCGTTCACCGTCCTGGTCAGCTTCACCCTCAATATCTTGCTGCGGGAACTGGGTGCGGCAGATCTGTCCGGCGCGGGTGCCGCGTTCGGGGCGGTGACACAGGTCGGTCCGCTGGTAACCGTCTTGATCGTGGCTGGTGCCGGTGCGACGGCGATGTGCGCGGACCTGGGTTCGCGCACGATCCGCGAAGAGATCGACGCCATGGAGGTACTGGGTATCAACCCGATTCAGCGGTTGGTGACGCCACGGATGCTGGCCTCTGGACTAGTGGCGTTGCTGCTAAACAGCTTGGTCGTCATCATCGGGATCCTGGGCGGCTACATCTTCTCGGTGTTCGTCCAAGACGTGAACCCGGGCGCTTTCGCCGCCGGTATCACCCTGCTGACAGGCGTGCCCGAGGTCATCATCTCCTGTGTCAAGGCAGCGCTTTTCGGCCTGATCGCCGGATTGGTCGCCTGCTACCGCGGGCTGACGATCACCGGCGGCGGTGCCAAGGCTGTGGGCAACGCGGTCAACGAGACAGTGGTGTACGCGTTCATGTCCCTATTCGTGGTCAATGTCGTGGTCACCGCCATCGGTATCCGAATGTCGGCGAAGTAG